CTAAATGTATTACTTGCACCTTGGAAAACTTCACCTGCTTGTGCTAATAATGTTTCTGATTCTTTTGATAACACATGGGCACGTTGACGCGTAATATTATCCAAGAATTGGTCATACGCTTGTAGACGATTATTGCTTTCAATAAAACCTTTCAATGTGTCCTCATCCATGCTATTAACTTCCGGTGAGAAAAACGCTGTGGTCTCCTCTACTTGATTATATAATTGCATTGCCCGAGCATTCATTTCTTGGTACTTAGCATTCGATTTGTCTTGATCATTTTTTAAATGTGAATAGGTATAAACTTTAGACATTCTACGTGTTAAACCTAATATCGCATCAATCGCATCTGCTAAACGGTCAGCACTCTCGGATAATGTACCCGCAAAGGCTGCTACGTCTGGCAATAATGATTGTATCGCTTCTAATTCAGCTTCTAATGCTGTGTCGGACTCAAATACACTTGTTAAATCCCAAGTATAACGTTCATCCATTGCTTCACGTGTTTTAACTGTACTCACTGTCATTCCTCCAATAGTGATTATTTAAGCAGAATCGATAGGATGATGCCACTGCATCATCATTCATTTTCACGCTTCAATAATCGAGTTTATTCATACGTAAAATTTTAACATAACTATATTTATTTGACAAACCATTCATCTTGACTTTTTCTGAAAAGGTGTCCGTAATGTTCAAAGCAGCGAATAATAGCCTGCGTCAAATCACTTGTCGTCTCTTTCTCAACCAATGGCATCATAACCAATTGAATGTACTGCTGCTCAATCAATGAAAGGAGATGCACGCGCATTTGTTCAAATGTTATGGTAACACCAACATCTGCTCGATATAAATACACCCATACTAGTGATAATAACTGCCATGTGGGGGTGCACAATAATAAGCATTCCCACGAAGTTGCAAATATCCAATCCGGTACGTCATGTAACGTAATACCTAAACGCCGCAATGCATGGAAAAATGAAAAATAAAGTTCCGCTTGCATCAAACTTTGTCGCATACGATTTGGATGTAGCTGTCTTTTAGCATGAAATTGTAATTTCTTAGCGGGAAAAGTATTATCAGCAACCAGTAAAGCTGGCACTTTGTCCATTGACGCAATCGACGTGTGAAAGCAATACCAAGACTCCACACAATATAATATCGGTAAATGACTGTACCGATGTATCGTCTGGGTTTGTATATCGACTGTATAGCCATGATAGCCAAACGCAGCTTGATAATAAAGTAATTGCTTTTGCCACTTAGAAATTTTCGGGTGCTGCCATTCACAATCATCACTGAACCAATAGACATTCGGTGTAAGCTCGCGATAAGCTTGATGTCGCTTCCTGAGTAGTGTTTCATTAATTTTAGACTTTTGAAATTCCAATATCATCGGCGGAGCAGTGGGATACCACACATCAACTTGTTGTTGAATCGAATCTAACCAATATTCAATGTTACTATTGGGATGTCCTTTCGCTAAAAGTTGCTTAACTTGCTGATGATGGGCACTTTCACCTTGATGTTTCGTTTGACGTCCTGCTTGTTGACACGCTTCAAGATGTGCGAAATAATATTTGTGCTTTTTACTCATTTTGACGATGACTACTTGATGACATCTCGGACAATAATAGCGCCCTGTCGGACATGTCAATTGCTGAGCATAAACTAATTGATGTTGTTCGTCTAATGCTGCATACATCCAAAAACACCTCCTACTCGATAAATACACGAGTAAGAGGCTTAATCACTTTTTTTAAAAATTAGTTCCGAAATAGTAAATACTGTCTACTGAACGAATCAAGTTACCATATTCTTCTAAAATTGCTAGGGTTGCGGGATGAGATTCACCATAATCAAACATCTTCAACACGCTATAATAGGGTTCACTTCCTGGAACCAATTCTTCCATGTTGTAAATGTGGAAGTAATAACGTCCCACCATCTCATATAAGTCACCCTCTAAACCATAATCTTTAGCTAATCGAGCAAATTGAATGAAATCATCTAAGGTTTCAAAGCAGACAACCGGATAACTGTAAAAAGCTTCTTCGTCTAACTCTTCTTCAGCTTTTTCCACTTCATTACTTTGTTCGATAATACTTTTTCTAACTTGTTCAATACGTTCACGTGGCGACATGGATTCGGTGCCATTTTCCTCTGCTTTACGTTCGCGTAGACGCTTGAAAATCTCCGTATCCCAGAAGTTTTCCATTTCGTCAAAACTTGCACGACTGATATATAATTCAATCCCATTATTACTTGGAATCACTTGGAAAGTAATGGTTTCAGAATCATAAAATTGTTGTTCCACGCCTACTTCCGTCAAAATTGAATAGAAAAACTTCTCTACGCTCGTTTGATCACTGATGAGATCAAGAAAATTAATTCCACGCTCTTCTAAATCCTCTACATCGATAATTACTTTTATTAAATTTTCATTGATACGTTCCATTTCCATCTACGTCACCTCCCTAAAAGTTCAAGCTTAATTATACTATACTGCCATTACCAACGCAACAGTACCGCACGTGACAAATTTGTCACTTTACAAATTACCTGAACTATGCCTTTTATTTAATAAACGAAATGTCTTTTCTAAGAACACCAACTTTTTGGGGGAATAGAGAAGGCTCCAACATCTTATAGGTCTCCACAAGATGTTGGAGAGCCCTTTCCTATCGCTTAATCAAGTCACTTAATCCTAGGTCACCAACATCATTTGACCTAGTGCCCTAATAAATAATTAAACAACGCTGAGTCACAAAACTCAGCGTTGTTTTTTCTCTAATATTACTCATTAACCAAAGCTTGTGCACGCGCTAGTTCTAAAGCACGCACTTCACGTGGTAAGAAGCGACGAATTTCGTCTTCATTAAAACCTATTTGTAATCTTTTTTCGTCAATTAAAATTGGACGACGCAATAAACCAGGTTTTTGTTGAACAATTTCAAAGAAATCATTTAACGGCATTTCACTAATATCCATATTTAACTCGCTATAAGCTTTTGAACGCGTTGATACGATATCTTCCGTACCTTCCTCTGTCATACGTAAAATTTCTTTGATTTCAGTTAATGATAAAGGTTCAGTAAAAATGTTACGTTCCACATATGGAATTTCATGTTCTTCTAACCATGCTCTTGCCTTACGACATGATGTAC
The genomic region above belongs to Aerococcaceae bacterium zg-1292 and contains:
- a CDS encoding adaptor protein MecA, coding for MEMERINENLIKVIIDVEDLEERGINFLDLISDQTSVEKFFYSILTEVGVEQQFYDSETITFQVIPSNNGIELYISRASFDEMENFWDTEIFKRLRERKAEENGTESMSPRERIEQVRKSIIEQSNEVEKAEEELDEEAFYSYPVVCFETLDDFIQFARLAKDYGLEGDLYEMVGRYYFHIYNMEELVPGSEPYYSVLKMFDYGESHPATLAILEEYGNLIRSVDSIYYFGTNF
- the spxA gene encoding transcriptional regulator Spx encodes the protein MVTLYITPSCTSCRKARAWLEEHEIPYVERNIFTEPLSLTEIKEILRMTEEGTEDIVSTRSKAYSELNMDISEMPLNDFFEIVQQKPGLLRRPILIDEKRLQIGFNEDEIRRFLPREVRALELARAQALVNE